A window of the Thermococcus sp. genome harbors these coding sequences:
- a CDS encoding FAD-dependent oxidoreductase: MKVVVIGSGTAGSNFALFLRKANRKAEITVIGKEPTMQYSPCALPHVISGMIEKPEDVIVFPNEFYEKQRIKLMLNTEAKAIDRERKVVITDKGEVPYDKLVLAVGSKAFIPPIKGIENEGVFTLKSLDDVRRIKSYIAERKPKKAVVIGAGLIGLEGAEAFAKLGMEVLVVELMDRLMPTMLDKDTAKLVQAEMEKHGVSFRFNEGVSEIIGSPVKAVKVGEEEIPAELVLVATGVRANVDLAKKAGLEVNRGIVVNEHLQTSDPDIYAIGDCAEVIDAVTGKRTLSQLGTSAVRMAKIAAEHIAGKDVSFKPVFNTAITELFGLEIGTFGITEERAKKEGIDIAVGKFKGSTKPEYYPGGKPITVKVIFRKSDRRLIGAQVVGGERVWGRIMTLSALAQKGATVEDVVYLETAYAPPISPTIDPISVAGEMALRKFR; the protein is encoded by the coding sequence ATGAAAGTTGTCGTCATCGGTTCTGGCACAGCTGGGAGCAACTTCGCCCTCTTTCTCAGGAAGGCCAACAGAAAGGCCGAGATTACAGTCATCGGGAAGGAACCAACGATGCAGTACTCCCCCTGTGCCCTGCCGCACGTGATAAGCGGAATGATTGAGAAGCCGGAGGATGTAATCGTCTTCCCTAACGAGTTCTATGAAAAGCAGAGAATAAAGCTCATGCTGAACACTGAGGCCAAAGCCATAGACCGCGAGAGGAAGGTCGTAATCACCGACAAGGGCGAAGTCCCCTACGACAAGCTAGTCCTGGCGGTTGGCTCAAAAGCTTTTATCCCGCCGATAAAGGGGATTGAAAACGAGGGCGTCTTCACCCTCAAGAGCCTCGACGACGTGCGCAGGATTAAGTCTTACATCGCCGAAAGGAAGCCGAAGAAAGCCGTCGTAATCGGCGCCGGTTTGATAGGCCTTGAAGGGGCTGAGGCATTTGCAAAGCTCGGCATGGAGGTTCTGGTTGTAGAGCTGATGGACAGGCTAATGCCTACGATGCTGGATAAAGACACGGCAAAGCTCGTCCAGGCCGAGATGGAAAAACACGGCGTTTCCTTCCGCTTCAACGAGGGAGTCAGCGAGATAATTGGAAGCCCCGTTAAGGCTGTGAAAGTTGGGGAAGAAGAGATTCCAGCAGAGCTGGTTCTCGTCGCCACCGGTGTGAGGGCGAACGTTGACCTCGCCAAGAAAGCCGGCCTCGAGGTCAACAGGGGAATAGTTGTAAACGAGCACCTCCAGACGAGCGACCCAGATATTTACGCTATAGGCGACTGCGCCGAGGTTATTGACGCCGTAACGGGAAAGAGAACGCTCAGCCAGCTTGGAACGAGCGCGGTTAGAATGGCTAAAATCGCGGCTGAACATATAGCCGGGAAGGACGTATCGTTTAAGCCCGTCTTCAACACGGCAATAACAGAGCTCTTTGGCCTCGAGATAGGCACCTTTGGAATAACGGAGGAGAGGGCAAAGAAGGAGGGCATAGACATAGCGGTCGGCAAGTTCAAAGGTTCGACCAAGCCCGAGTATTACCCGGGAGGAAAGCCGATAACGGTTAAGGTTATCTTTAGAAAGTCAGACAGGAGGCTCATCGGGGCCCAGGTAGTCGGTGGCGAAAGGGTATGGGGAAGGATAATGACGCTTTCAGCCTTAGCACAGAAGGGAGCAACTGTTGAGGACGTCGTTTACCTCGAAACTGCCTACGCTCCACCGATAAGCCCGACGATAGACCCGATAAGTGTGGCTGGTGAGATGGCCCTGAGGAAGTTCCGTTGA
- a CDS encoding RNA 2'-phosphotransferase — protein sequence MNRAKVSKLMAYILRHSPEEFGLEPDSRGFVPLEELVKALKSVYPDVTEEFVREIVANDPKGRYEIRDGKIRARYGHSFSVSLNHEEDIESRILYHGTPRRNLSSILREGLKPMKRQFVHLTTSRSEAIETGRRHGRDVVLLVIDADCLRRKGFKIYRAGKNVRIVKEVPPDCITLAV from the coding sequence ATGAACCGGGCGAAGGTCAGCAAGCTGATGGCGTATATCCTAAGGCACTCGCCGGAGGAATTTGGACTAGAGCCCGATAGCAGGGGCTTCGTCCCACTGGAAGAGCTTGTAAAAGCCCTGAAGAGTGTCTATCCCGACGTTACCGAGGAGTTTGTGCGCGAGATTGTTGCGAACGACCCAAAGGGGCGCTACGAGATTAGAGATGGAAAAATCCGCGCCCGCTACGGCCACAGTTTTTCGGTGAGCTTAAACCACGAGGAGGACATCGAGTCAAGGATTCTATACCACGGGACGCCGAGGAGAAACCTGTCCTCTATTCTCAGGGAAGGGCTCAAGCCGATGAAGCGACAGTTCGTTCACCTGACAACGAGCAGAAGCGAGGCCATTGAAACGGGCAGAAGGCACGGGAGGGACGTGGTTCTTCTCGTCATAGACGCTGACTGCCTCAGACGGAAGGGGTTCAAAATCTACAGGGCCGGAAAGAACGTGAGGATAGTGAAGGAAGTTCCTCCAGACTGCATCACCCTGGCAGTCTAA
- a CDS encoding MFS transporter, whose amino-acid sequence MAKREKAILQGKREKTLKLKKLRVKRRNVLILAMAMFIANVSFGMAFPYLSVYMRLLGASMFMVGLLSVAFNLTSTVFQYPFGWLSDSTGNRKTFIAFGVASIGLFYTAMAFVGSATGVLILRTLQGIFGSAMTPAHSALISELSTRAGSIFGLFNSIENAGYMVGNFLGSVIVGYLGIKKLFILSGFLLFISAGIVLLIRERPTGRRSLLGMILVQEGRESWRATVRSSAFKKLMRGHLGIFYITVFLVMVASGQFYSVSSVYFKETFGEWSVGVIFGIESLAAALTGYSLGKLIDRYGAKRFYLLAIAGYAVAFLLYAFVKNVWLVFGVAFLSGVKWVMTINSTSAYVAQNVKVSERAQGMGLLNAMMSLGWVVGPLLGGYLAGISFELDFVSTLIPLGLAFVLALRLPG is encoded by the coding sequence ATGGCGAAGAGGGAGAAGGCCATCCTACAGGGAAAGCGCGAGAAAACGCTCAAACTAAAAAAGCTCCGGGTTAAGCGGAGGAACGTCTTAATTCTCGCCATGGCGATGTTCATCGCCAACGTGTCCTTTGGAATGGCCTTCCCCTACCTGAGTGTTTACATGCGCCTCCTCGGCGCGAGCATGTTCATGGTGGGTCTTTTGAGCGTGGCATTCAACCTCACCTCAACCGTCTTCCAGTACCCCTTCGGCTGGCTCTCCGATTCGACGGGCAACAGGAAGACCTTCATTGCATTTGGGGTCGCCTCTATAGGCCTCTTTTATACTGCCATGGCTTTCGTCGGGTCTGCAACGGGCGTTCTGATTCTGAGAACCCTACAGGGAATCTTCGGCTCGGCGATGACCCCGGCACATTCCGCTCTAATCTCAGAGCTCTCAACCCGGGCTGGTTCCATATTCGGCCTCTTCAACTCCATCGAGAACGCCGGTTACATGGTCGGTAACTTCCTAGGCTCGGTGATAGTTGGCTATCTCGGCATAAAAAAGCTCTTCATCCTTTCCGGCTTTCTTCTCTTTATCTCCGCCGGCATAGTTCTCCTAATCCGCGAGCGCCCGACGGGAAGGCGTTCCCTCCTCGGCATGATTCTCGTTCAGGAGGGCAGGGAAAGCTGGCGGGCAACCGTGAGAAGTTCGGCCTTTAAGAAACTCATGCGCGGTCACCTCGGTATCTTTTACATCACGGTCTTTCTCGTAATGGTTGCCAGCGGGCAGTTCTACAGCGTCTCCTCCGTTTACTTTAAAGAAACCTTCGGCGAGTGGAGCGTCGGCGTTATCTTTGGGATAGAGAGCCTCGCGGCCGCGCTGACAGGTTACTCCCTTGGAAAGCTGATAGACAGGTATGGAGCGAAGAGGTTCTACCTTCTTGCCATAGCGGGCTACGCAGTAGCTTTCCTCCTTTACGCTTTCGTTAAAAACGTCTGGCTGGTCTTCGGCGTTGCCTTCCTTTCGGGGGTTAAGTGGGTCATGACGATAAACTCGACATCAGCCTACGTGGCTCAAAACGTCAAGGTGAGCGAGAGGGCTCAGGGAATGGGTCTGCTCAACGCGATGATGAGCCTCGGCTGGGTAGTTGGGCCGTTACTCGGCGGTTATCTCGCAGGGATAAGCTTCGAGCTGGACTTCGTAAGCACGCTGATTCCCCTCGGACTGGCCTTTGTTTTAGCCCTTAGACTGCCAGGGTGA
- a CDS encoding pentapeptide repeat-containing protein, which translates to MCKMAHFGNCDPETADREYCIFHKPNKSEEEAVEFYKKFLERFKPRVEEIEVEGQKIKRLVFEGPVDASGYVFPEIPDVPIEYVDSQGNLWGLKFSLWKSLFKKEANFSGAIFIYADFVEAIFEEGASFVGAHFKYVFFLRCQTFYLMQIFLEQSLRKIWISIG; encoded by the coding sequence ATGTGCAAGATGGCACACTTTGGGAACTGCGATCCTGAGACTGCCGATAGGGAGTACTGTATTTTTCATAAGCCTAACAAGAGTGAGGAAGAGGCCGTGGAGTTTTACAAGAAGTTTCTGGAGAGGTTCAAACCGAGGGTTGAGGAGATTGAGGTTGAGGGACAAAAGATAAAGAGGCTGGTTTTTGAGGGGCCTGTAGATGCAAGTGGATACGTGTTCCCCGAGATTCCAGATGTACCAATTGAATATGTTGACTCACAGGGAAATCTTTGGGGATTAAAGTTTTCTTTATGGAAAAGTCTATTTAAGAAAGAGGCCAATTTTTCTGGTGCAATATTCATATATGCTGATTTTGTTGAGGCTATTTTTGAGGAGGGTGCATCTTTTGTTGGAGCACACTTTAAGTATGTTTTTTTTTTGCGTTGTCAAACTTTTTATTTGATGCAAATTTTTCTGGAGCAATCTTTGAGAAAGATTTGGATTTCTATAGGGTAA
- a CDS encoding putative toxin-antitoxin system toxin component, PIN family: MEAFKVVLDTNVVIAAAINPFGSSGKVLDMIVNGAVRSYTSEAILEELRFKLTSEKVLKYLESRVYALWIYRIFRASSVIVEPAEHFDVSPDPDDNKLFDVVYSAKADFLISLNKKHVLRLRDKEMRFSLKGHKFLILTPAEFIEVVERDKNSGV, encoded by the coding sequence ATGGAAGCGTTCAAGGTCGTCTTAGACACGAACGTCGTCATAGCGGCGGCGATAAACCCCTTCGGCAGTTCTGGAAAGGTACTCGACATGATCGTCAATGGAGCGGTTCGCTCCTACACCTCCGAAGCGATACTTGAGGAGCTTCGCTTCAAGCTCACGAGCGAGAAGGTTCTCAAATACCTTGAGAGCAGGGTTTATGCACTATGGATTTACAGGATTTTCAGGGCTTCCTCCGTCATAGTTGAGCCAGCTGAACACTTCGACGTTTCGCCTGACCCCGATGACAACAAGTTATTTGATGTTGTTTATTCTGCCAAGGCGGACTTTCTGATAAGTCTCAACAAGAAGCACGTGCTGAGACTGAGAGATAAGGAGATGAGGTTTTCTCTTAAAGGGCACAAGTTTCTAATCTTAACTCCAGCCGAGTTCATTGAGGTCGTCGAAAGGGATAAAAACTCCGGAGTGTAG
- a CDS encoding potassium channel family protein, protein MSTWEREKADIMFVLEMRAKRRARIKNARNKLEKLKAHTHNFVEWLLADLPSKYGTNWVRLFLFSLLIIIGNAVPYTLWSAYIEGFPQTSNYLVRFANALYYSLVTFTTLGYGDMHPTGWLKALSALEALTGAVFMALIVAVIARKWMR, encoded by the coding sequence ATGAGCACTTGGGAGAGAGAAAAAGCAGACATCATGTTCGTTCTCGAAATGCGCGCCAAAAGGAGGGCACGCATAAAGAACGCACGGAATAAGTTGGAAAAACTTAAGGCTCACACTCACAACTTCGTTGAATGGCTCTTGGCTGATCTACCCTCGAAATACGGTACAAACTGGGTTCGACTCTTTCTGTTTTCCTTGCTTATTATTATTGGCAATGCGGTTCCATACACCCTCTGGAGCGCCTACATTGAAGGCTTTCCTCAAACCTCAAATTATCTCGTCCGCTTTGCCAACGCCCTCTACTACTCCCTCGTCACTTTCACAACCCTCGGCTACGGCGACATGCACCCGACCGGCTGGCTGAAAGCCCTGAGCGCCCTTGAAGCATTGACCGGAGCTGTCTTTATGGCGCTGATAGTAGCTGTCATAGCCCGTAAGTGGATGCGCTGA
- a CDS encoding FAD-binding oxidoreductase: TDGKASPFHSTAAFALHAEEFGAKLVEYTEVKDFIIENGEIRGLKTSRGVIKTGIVINATNAWAKLINAMAGIRTKIPIEPYKHQAVITQPIKKGSVKPMVISFKYGHAYLTQTSHGGIIGGVGYELGPTYDLNPTYEFMREVSYYFTKIIPALRELLILRTWAGHYAKTPDSNPAIGKIEELNDYYIAAGFSGHGFMMAPAVAEMVADLVTKGKTDLPIEWYDPYRFERGELRGQALQMG, from the coding sequence CGACCGACGGAAAGGCCAGCCCCTTCCACTCAACCGCGGCCTTTGCGCTTCACGCCGAGGAATTCGGGGCTAAGTTAGTTGAGTACACGGAAGTGAAGGACTTCATCATCGAGAACGGCGAGATTAGAGGGCTGAAAACGAGCAGAGGAGTCATAAAGACCGGCATCGTCATCAACGCCACCAACGCGTGGGCCAAGCTCATCAACGCGATGGCCGGAATAAGGACGAAGATACCGATAGAGCCCTACAAGCACCAGGCAGTAATTACACAGCCCATAAAGAAGGGCTCGGTTAAGCCTATGGTGATTTCGTTCAAGTACGGCCACGCTTACCTGACCCAGACGAGCCACGGCGGGATAATCGGAGGCGTCGGCTACGAGCTGGGCCCGACCTACGACCTGAACCCGACCTATGAGTTCATGCGCGAGGTGAGCTATTACTTCACCAAGATAATCCCCGCTTTAAGGGAGCTCCTAATCCTGAGGACGTGGGCCGGCCACTACGCTAAAACACCCGACAGCAACCCGGCGATAGGTAAAATCGAGGAGCTGAACGACTACTACATTGCCGCAGGCTTCAGTGGACACGGCTTCATGATGGCCCCGGCTGTTGCCGAGATGGTCGCCGACCTCGTCACGAAAGGAAAGACAGACCTTCCCATTGAGTGGTACGACCCGTATCGCTTCGAGCGTGGCGAGCTTCGCGGTCAGGCCCTGCAGATGGGCTGA
- a CDS encoding pentapeptide repeat-containing protein → MSNFLFDANFSGAIFEKDLDFYRVKVFGNTDFSGAKFKRDALFRESEFRGRITFSGAVFQTLADFSLTQFLGSADFSQSILEVSKFIGAKFCGKMLSFEGTYFKQYIEFFPSKVVGGRATELTKTRFCYPQPLAEAAKIQCITYEHLGERKSRHHVRSRNARQKEGTHKERTE, encoded by the coding sequence TTGTCAAACTTTTTATTTGATGCAAATTTTTCTGGAGCAATCTTTGAGAAAGATTTGGATTTCTATAGGGTAAAAGTATTTGGCAATACTGATTTTTCGGGAGCAAAATTCAAGAGAGATGCTCTTTTTAGAGAAAGTGAGTTCCGAGGTAGAATCACATTTTCTGGTGCTGTTTTTCAAACACTGGCGGATTTTTCTTTAACTCAATTTTTAGGTTCCGCAGATTTTTCACAGTCCATCCTAGAGGTCTCAAAGTTCATTGGTGCAAAATTTTGTGGGAAAATGTTGTCTTTTGAAGGCACTTATTTTAAGCAATACATTGAATTCTTTCCCTCCAAAGTTGTTGGGGGTAGAGCGACTGAGCTGACTAAAACACGATTTTGTTACCCTCAACCGTTAGCAGAAGCCGCAAAAATCCAATGTATAACCTATGAGCACTTGGGAGAGAGAAAAAGCAGACATCATGTTCGTTCTCGAAATGCGCGCCAAAAGGAGGGCACGCATAAAGAACGCACGGAATAA